Proteins from a single region of Butyrivibrio fibrisolvens:
- a CDS encoding YkgJ family cysteine cluster protein yields MIRDVNFEDISDGFIYKPDDLVNVGCNECMGCSDCCRITGDSIILDPYDIYNLCKGLGKSFEDMMEKEIEIRIVDNLILPNLITYDEDNPEKEEKCAFLNEENRCSIHSFRPGYCRLFPMGRLYDEKGMHYFLQVNECTKPKASRYPVKLREWIGIENLSQYEDFVVSWHDFCKKTGEALSKVPDPQKTYTARYILQIFYVEPYKTGVTFWNQYENRLKEVSAKLGLK; encoded by the coding sequence ATGATAAGAGATGTAAATTTTGAAGATATTTCAGATGGATTTATATATAAGCCTGACGATCTTGTAAATGTGGGCTGTAATGAGTGTATGGGCTGCAGTGATTGCTGCAGGATAACAGGGGATTCTATAATTCTGGATCCTTATGATATCTACAATTTATGTAAAGGTCTTGGTAAGAGCTTTGAAGATATGATGGAAAAAGAGATAGAGATAAGAATAGTTGATAATCTTATCCTTCCAAATCTCATAACCTATGATGAAGATAATCCTGAAAAAGAGGAAAAATGTGCCTTTTTAAACGAAGAAAACCGCTGTTCAATCCATAGTTTTCGTCCCGGTTACTGTCGCCTTTTTCCAATGGGAAGACTTTATGATGAAAAGGGCATGCACTACTTTTTACAGGTTAATGAGTGTACAAAACCAAAGGCTTCAAGATATCCTGTAAAGCTCAGAGAATGGATAGGCATAGAGAACCTGTCACAATATGAGGATTTTGTAGTTTCCTGGCATGATTTTTGTAAAAAGACTGGAGAAGCTCTTTCTAAAGTTCCGGATCCTCAAAAGACCTATACGGCAAGATATATACTGCAGATATTCTATGTAGAACCTTATAAAACAGGCGTAACTTTCTGGAACCAGTATGAAAACAGACTTAAAGAAGTATCTGCCAAACTTGGATTAAAGTGA
- a CDS encoding DUF4179 domain-containing protein → MSNRDNYKKAFSALQTSCDFSLEDEKMAILKRKAVIKNVVAAAAICLAVIALSGTAYAANVGGIQRIIQLWIHGDQTTATIEFDGAGNYTMEYTDEDGNIRESGGGGIAIEPDGTERPLTEEELLADLVNDVDVEYYDDGRVILYFMDQVVDITDKFEDGYCYVFLDGEDEDLYVTVKYQDGWSISPDKYPEY, encoded by the coding sequence ATGAGCAATAGAGATAATTATAAAAAAGCTTTCTCTGCATTACAGACCTCCTGCGACTTTTCATTGGAGGATGAAAAAATGGCTATATTAAAGAGGAAAGCAGTAATAAAGAACGTAGTGGCAGCAGCTGCAATATGTCTTGCAGTTATTGCATTATCAGGAACAGCATATGCAGCTAATGTTGGAGGTATCCAGAGAATCATCCAGCTTTGGATCCATGGTGATCAGACAACAGCTACCATAGAATTTGACGGTGCTGGTAATTACACAATGGAATATACAGATGAAGATGGTAATATAAGAGAATCCGGAGGCGGAGGAATAGCGATAGAGCCTGATGGAACAGAAAGACCTCTTACAGAGGAAGAGTTACTGGCAGACCTTGTTAATGATGTTGACGTGGAATACTATGATGACGGTAGAGTTATCCTGTATTTCATGGATCAGGTAGTTGATATCACAGATAAATTCGAAGATGGCTACTGCTATGTTTTCCTTGATGGCGAGGATGAAGATCTGTATGTAACAGTCAAGTATCAGGACGGCTGGTCTATAAGCCCTGATAAGTATCCGGAATATTGA
- a CDS encoding methyl-accepting chemotaxis protein → MKKSKFSFIGKLCGAALLMLIAMSIIITAVGVSMVEKAYYDSFAEELHISALQVSEMAGQWQGDWSLNSDNDLMKGDVAIHDIFQNQLDSLSEKTGISYTVFFQNVRKITTLTDSDTGLRMEGTTASEAVTSTVISGGSEYLSTDLEIGGNSWYAYYLPIRNSDGSVVGMIFAGRSTDDVAASIASAARRMSIISGIILLASFAIGLTMLLVSKRIVKDVVNGLEKLGKGDLSASFEEKNINRKDEFGDIVRSADTLKNKLNEVISATLNLSGEVTKSGDNLSTSAQTASHVSSQVAEAVGDISKGAVSQAESVETSASNTNEMGDSIDEIGVSVEDLSSATTQMLTAAKRTVEALDGLMEQNKTVMASMMDIDAQIKATNNAVKKIADASHSITEISSQTNLLSLNASIEAARAGDYGKGFGVVANEIGLLAQQSSTAATTINEIVEDLVTDSTKSMEIIEELNAAFNEQSSQLTSTKSDMDGVVTGVNSVEQNTQTISDKVNMLNSSKAQLIDLIAELSAISQQNAASTEETNASMEELNATFALISNSASDLKDLADSLNQKMNFFQLATE, encoded by the coding sequence ATGAAGAAATCTAAATTCTCTTTTATTGGAAAATTGTGCGGCGCAGCACTCCTTATGCTGATTGCTATGTCTATTATAATTACTGCCGTAGGAGTGTCTATGGTCGAGAAGGCATACTATGACTCTTTTGCCGAGGAGCTGCATATATCTGCACTACAAGTATCTGAAATGGCAGGTCAATGGCAAGGCGACTGGTCACTTAATTCTGACAACGACCTTATGAAGGGCGATGTAGCCATTCATGACATCTTCCAAAACCAGCTGGATTCACTTAGCGAAAAAACCGGCATATCTTATACAGTATTCTTCCAAAATGTCAGAAAAATAACAACTTTGACTGATTCAGATACAGGCCTTCGTATGGAAGGTACCACTGCTTCTGAAGCAGTAACCAGCACTGTTATAAGCGGCGGCAGCGAATACCTTTCTACAGATCTTGAGATTGGTGGCAACAGCTGGTATGCATATTATCTTCCTATCAGAAACTCTGACGGATCAGTAGTTGGAATGATCTTTGCAGGAAGATCTACAGATGATGTAGCTGCTAGTATAGCTTCTGCAGCCAGAAGAATGAGTATAATAAGTGGAATAATCCTTTTAGCAAGCTTTGCTATTGGCTTAACTATGCTGCTTGTATCCAAGAGAATAGTTAAAGATGTCGTAAACGGCCTTGAAAAGCTTGGTAAAGGCGATCTATCTGCCTCATTTGAAGAAAAGAACATAAATCGTAAAGATGAGTTTGGTGACATAGTTAGAAGTGCAGATACTCTTAAAAATAAGCTCAACGAAGTCATCTCAGCAACACTTAATCTCTCCGGAGAAGTTACAAAGTCAGGCGATAACCTCTCCACATCCGCTCAGACAGCTTCACACGTATCCAGCCAGGTAGCTGAAGCTGTTGGAGATATCAGTAAGGGTGCTGTATCTCAGGCTGAAAGCGTAGAAACATCTGCTTCTAATACTAACGAAATGGGCGATAGCATAGATGAGATCGGCGTAAGCGTAGAAGACCTTTCAAGTGCTACAACTCAGATGCTCACTGCTGCCAAAAGAACAGTAGAAGCCCTTGACGGCCTTATGGAACAGAACAAGACTGTTATGGCTTCAATGATGGATATCGACGCTCAGATCAAAGCTACCAACAACGCTGTTAAGAAGATTGCTGATGCATCTCACTCTATCACCGAGATATCAAGCCAGACTAACCTATTGTCACTTAATGCTTCTATCGAAGCTGCAAGAGCCGGTGACTATGGTAAGGGATTCGGCGTAGTTGCTAATGAGATAGGTCTTCTTGCACAGCAGTCAAGTACAGCTGCTACAACTATCAATGAGATAGTAGAAGATCTCGTAACAGACTCTACTAAGAGTATGGAAATAATAGAAGAACTAAATGCAGCCTTCAATGAGCAAAGCTCCCAGCTTACAAGCACAAAGTCTGATATGGACGGCGTTGTAACAGGAGTAAACAGCGTAGAGCAGAACACCCAGACAATATCTGATAAGGTTAATATGCTCAACTCTTCCAAGGCTCAGCTTATCGACCTTATTGCAGAGCTTTCTGCTATATCTCAGCAGAACGCAGCATCTACAGAAGAGACCAACGCTTCTATGGAAGAGCTCAATGCTACATTTGCACTTATCAGTAACTCAGCATCAGATCTTAAGGATCTTGCAGATTCACTTAACCAGAAGATGAATTTCTTCCAGCTTGCAACTGAATAA
- a CDS encoding sigma-70 family RNA polymerase sigma factor produces MRLPVQELMNMYKNNVYAAAFSICKNASDAEDVVQDTFLKYYMTRKNFDSEQHIRAWLLRVAINKAKNIQASFWHRNGVPLEDYIETLSFETPESRDLFEEVMKLPEKYRVVVHLFYYEDYSVKEIARILKISESNIKVRLSRGRAMLKDALKEGWEDEQ; encoded by the coding sequence ATGAGACTACCTGTACAGGAACTAATGAATATGTACAAGAATAATGTCTATGCCGCGGCATTTAGTATATGCAAGAATGCAAGCGATGCAGAAGACGTTGTTCAGGATACATTTCTAAAGTACTACATGACACGCAAAAACTTTGACAGTGAGCAGCATATTCGCGCATGGCTACTCAGAGTGGCAATCAATAAAGCCAAAAATATTCAGGCATCTTTCTGGCACAGGAATGGAGTACCATTGGAAGACTATATAGAAACTCTATCTTTTGAAACGCCGGAAAGTAGGGACCTATTCGAAGAAGTTATGAAGTTGCCCGAAAAGTACCGCGTTGTAGTTCACCTTTTTTACTATGAAGACTACAGCGTCAAAGAGATAGCCAGGATCTTAAAGATTTCAGAAAGCAATATAAAGGTAAGATTATCGCGCGGTCGTGCAATGCTTAAAGACGCACTTAAGGAGGGATGGGAAGATGAGCAATAG
- a CDS encoding DNA glycosylase: MKTITPSQFDLEQIADSGQCFRWNRISDYKYRIVAFGKILNIEQDLETGSVTMDCSDSDFDNIWKDYFDLGTDYGKIIERIPEDDEYLKRAASICDGIRIIKQDPWETLITFIISQRKNIPAIKASVEKICKAAGKVIGEIDGEKLYAFPTPKELAALSESDLSACSLGYRAAYIYKAAHAVADGAVDLDKWKELSDDKLFDSLCSLYGVGKKVANCTMLFGFNRLDSFPIDVWMNKIRDRYYPNDFPIEAYRPYGGIMQQYMFAYERSINS; encoded by the coding sequence ATGAAAACTATTACCCCATCACAGTTCGACCTTGAGCAGATCGCAGACAGTGGACAGTGCTTCAGGTGGAACAGAATATCAGATTATAAATACAGGATAGTCGCATTTGGTAAGATCCTTAATATAGAGCAGGATCTGGAGACAGGGTCTGTAACCATGGACTGCTCAGACAGTGACTTTGACAATATCTGGAAGGATTATTTTGACCTTGGTACAGACTATGGGAAAATAATCGAAAGAATTCCGGAAGATGATGAGTATCTTAAAAGGGCCGCCTCCATATGCGATGGAATTCGTATAATAAAGCAGGATCCATGGGAGACGCTCATTACGTTCATCATATCTCAAAGGAAAAATATCCCGGCGATCAAGGCATCTGTAGAGAAAATCTGTAAGGCAGCAGGCAAGGTTATAGGTGAAATAGACGGAGAGAAGCTCTATGCATTCCCGACGCCAAAAGAACTTGCCGCATTATCTGAAAGTGACCTATCTGCCTGCAGTCTTGGCTACCGCGCAGCATATATTTATAAGGCAGCGCATGCCGTGGCAGATGGAGCAGTAGATCTTGATAAATGGAAAGAGCTTAGTGATGATAAGCTTTTTGACAGTCTGTGCTCACTGTATGGAGTTGGTAAGAAGGTTGCAAACTGCACCATGCTTTTTGGCTTTAATAGGCTGGATTCGTTCCCAATAGATGTTTGGATGAATAAGATAAGGGACAGATATTACCCGAATGACTTTCCGATTGAGGCATATCGTCCTTATGGCGGCATAATGCAGCAGTATATGTTTGCATATGAGAGAAGCATTAATTCGTAA
- the rpe gene encoding ribulose-phosphate 3-epimerase: MNNILAPSILSADFKNLGKQIADCKTAGAQYLHIDIMDGVFVPSISFGLPVIKSIRDATDAVFDVHLMITNPIRYIKEFAAVGADIITFHQEAAPDPWAVIELIHSYGKKAGISIKPGTPIDVLEPYLKNVDMILIMSVEPGFGGQNYIPSSTDKIRDLRNHLNTLGLRDLDIEVDGGIKSDNVEMVVGAGANVIVAGSAIFNGNVQANIKDFLGKMH, encoded by the coding sequence ATGAACAACATTCTTGCACCGTCTATTTTATCAGCTGATTTCAAAAATCTTGGGAAACAGATTGCGGACTGTAAAACCGCCGGAGCACAGTACCTCCATATAGATATTATGGACGGAGTGTTCGTTCCTTCGATTTCTTTTGGTCTTCCCGTTATCAAGAGTATAAGGGACGCTACAGATGCGGTGTTTGATGTTCATCTCATGATCACTAATCCTATCAGATATATCAAAGAATTTGCTGCTGTCGGAGCAGATATCATAACCTTCCATCAGGAAGCAGCTCCCGATCCATGGGCAGTTATCGAACTTATCCATTCTTATGGCAAAAAAGCCGGAATATCTATAAAGCCCGGAACACCTATCGATGTTCTCGAGCCCTATCTTAAAAATGTAGACATGATCCTTATCATGAGCGTTGAGCCAGGATTTGGAGGCCAGAATTATATTCCCTCATCAACAGATAAAATCCGTGATCTTAGAAATCACTTAAATACACTTGGACTTCGTGACCTTGATATCGAGGTAGACGGAGGCATAAAGTCAGACAATGTTGAAATGGTTGTCGGAGCAGGCGCTAATGTTATCGTAGCAGGATCTGCTATCTTTAACGGCAACGTTCAGGCCAATATCAAGGACTTCCTTGGTAAGATGCATTAA
- the aguA gene encoding agmatine deiminase codes for MIKKFTTTPKTDGFHMPGEFEKHKGTVMIWPVRPGSWPYGGKEAQKVFTKIAKEIAKHEVMYMLTDKEHAADAAKMLDADIIDASNGETATDTSFKEGASNIHVLVIPTDDSWARDVGPTFVTNKRGSIRGIDWKFNAWGGEIDGLYPDYENDNAAASKICEALSCDVYDAQDFVLEGGAIHSDGEGTVIVTESCLLSKGRNPKMSKEKLTDRLCNMLGAKKVIWIPYGIYNDETNEHVDNICAFTKPGEVVLAWTNDTEDPQYKMSAADLQVLISTKDAKGRKLKIHKLMIPKEPVCIKEEELEGYEFAEGEDTREVGERLAASYVNFYICNGAVLVPQFGDVNDKAAVKKLKALFPDREIVGIPARQIIVGGGNIHCITQQIPEK; via the coding sequence ATGATCAAGAAATTCACTACAACGCCAAAGACTGACGGCTTCCATATGCCCGGCGAATTTGAAAAACATAAAGGAACTGTAATGATCTGGCCTGTAAGACCCGGCTCCTGGCCATATGGCGGTAAAGAGGCTCAGAAGGTCTTTACTAAGATAGCCAAAGAAATCGCAAAGCACGAAGTCATGTACATGCTTACTGATAAGGAACATGCAGCTGATGCTGCCAAAATGCTTGATGCAGATATCATAGACGCATCAAACGGCGAAACAGCCACTGACACTTCTTTTAAAGAAGGCGCTTCCAATATACATGTTCTTGTGATCCCTACTGATGACAGCTGGGCAAGAGATGTTGGTCCAACTTTTGTTACTAACAAAAGAGGCAGTATAAGAGGTATCGACTGGAAATTCAATGCATGGGGCGGCGAGATTGACGGTCTCTACCCTGACTATGAAAATGATAATGCAGCTGCTTCAAAGATATGCGAAGCGCTTTCTTGCGACGTATACGATGCTCAGGACTTCGTCCTTGAGGGAGGCGCTATCCACTCAGACGGTGAAGGAACAGTTATCGTAACTGAGAGCTGTCTTCTTAGTAAGGGCCGTAATCCCAAAATGTCCAAAGAGAAACTAACAGATAGACTTTGCAACATGCTTGGAGCAAAAAAAGTTATCTGGATCCCTTATGGCATCTATAATGATGAAACCAATGAACATGTGGATAACATATGCGCTTTCACAAAACCAGGTGAAGTTGTTCTTGCATGGACCAATGATACAGAAGATCCCCAGTACAAGATGAGCGCAGCTGATCTTCAGGTTCTTATTAGTACTAAGGATGCAAAAGGCAGAAAGCTTAAGATACACAAACTTATGATCCCTAAAGAGCCTGTATGCATCAAGGAAGAAGAGCTTGAAGGTTATGAATTTGCAGAAGGCGAAGATACAAGAGAAGTTGGCGAAAGGCTTGCTGCAAGCTATGTAAATTTCTATATCTGTAACGGTGCTGTCCTTGTACCTCAGTTTGGGGATGTTAACGACAAGGCTGCAGTGAAAAAGCTTAAAGCTCTTTTCCCAGACAGAGAGATCGTAGGTATTCCTGCAAGACAGATAATAGTAGGCGGCGGCAACATCCACTGCATAACACAACAGATACCTGAAAAATAA
- the aguB gene encoding N-carbamoylputrescine amidase: MRNITIATCQMQMSSNVNENIAKADKLVREAAEKGANVILLPELFERPYFCQERRYDYYEYATPLESNPAVNHFKKVAKELGVAMPISFYEKDVTVLYNSIAMIDADGSILGVYRKTHIPDDHFYQEKFYFTPGNTGFKVWDTKFGKIGVGICWDQWFPEAARSMALMGAEILLYPTAIGSEPVLETDSMPHWRRCMQGHSGSNLMPVAAANRIGTESVTPCMENNNQSSSLKFYGSSFITDGTGAIIADGSRDKEEVLTATFDLDELYEMRMSWGVFRDRRPECYR, from the coding sequence ATGAGAAATATAACAATTGCTACATGTCAGATGCAGATGAGCTCTAACGTTAATGAAAATATTGCAAAAGCAGACAAGCTGGTTCGCGAAGCTGCAGAGAAAGGTGCTAACGTAATCCTTCTTCCTGAGCTTTTCGAGCGTCCGTATTTCTGCCAGGAGCGCAGATACGATTACTACGAGTATGCTACTCCCCTTGAAAGTAACCCTGCTGTTAATCACTTTAAGAAAGTAGCTAAGGAACTCGGCGTAGCAATGCCTATAAGTTTTTATGAAAAGGACGTAACTGTCCTTTATAACTCTATCGCTATGATCGATGCTGATGGAAGTATACTTGGAGTATACAGAAAGACTCATATTCCGGATGATCATTTCTATCAGGAGAAGTTCTATTTCACTCCAGGGAACACCGGATTCAAAGTCTGGGATACTAAATTTGGAAAAATAGGAGTAGGCATCTGCTGGGATCAGTGGTTCCCGGAAGCTGCCAGAAGCATGGCTCTTATGGGAGCTGAAATACTTCTGTATCCAACAGCCATTGGTTCAGAGCCCGTTCTTGAAACAGACTCCATGCCTCACTGGCGCCGCTGCATGCAGGGTCATTCCGGATCAAATCTTATGCCCGTTGCAGCAGCAAACCGCATTGGAACAGAATCCGTAACACCTTGTATGGAGAATAATAATCAGTCTTCTTCACTTAAGTTCTATGGTTCATCTTTTATAACAGATGGAACCGGCGCTATAATCGCTGATGGATCAAGAGATAAGGAAGAAGTTCTTACAGCGACTTTCGATCTTGATGAGCTTTATGAAATGCGAATGAGCTGGGGAGTATTTAGGGATAGAAGGCCTGAATGCTACAGATAA
- a CDS encoding InlB B-repeat-containing protein, with protein sequence MRKILAVLSVIILVVFFSGNSTTVYAAGSYKVTFIANGGSGEMSTAAFSTTSVSTLPANKFTRTGYRFRGWNTNSNGTGVGYADQGNVMYTGVDNLKLYASWEPQVYKISFDGNGATSGSMNDQLISYDQNTALRANGFTKDGYTFAGWVDNNGTVYADGQAVSNLRKCNMRSTKLKTISAGKPSVYTNYSFKSVQGSTVFTENSHKYVVFAASINDASYYAGDLSHYETNLVKYDLTAGKTVATVHNLWFDHGNAMCYNPGNGHIYIAEGGTRPGYASDIMEVDSNLNYVATHHIEGVSNVYAIAYYNGAYYVMGKNDSGKACFFLVNYNFEIAGWKDVSANYTQGYCIQGMAVDGNFIYAITACFDSYNWKGNQKVNVFTMSGDYAGTWSIDVSKEVEDISIDPSTGKIYISTNEGSKTTVYETVFPNVTLHASWIKN encoded by the coding sequence ATGAGAAAAATCTTAGCAGTATTGTCTGTTATTATTTTAGTTGTCTTTTTTTCTGGAAACAGTACTACAGTCTATGCCGCAGGAAGCTACAAGGTTACCTTTATAGCCAACGGCGGAAGTGGTGAGATGAGCACCGCAGCCTTTAGTACTACTTCTGTTTCTACACTTCCAGCTAATAAATTTACAAGAACAGGTTACCGCTTCCGCGGATGGAATACCAACAGTAACGGCACAGGTGTAGGCTATGCCGATCAGGGCAATGTCATGTATACAGGTGTCGATAATCTTAAGCTGTATGCATCATGGGAACCTCAGGTTTACAAGATTTCTTTTGACGGTAATGGGGCCACATCAGGAAGCATGAATGACCAGCTTATAAGCTATGACCAGAACACTGCTCTTAGAGCTAACGGCTTCACCAAAGATGGCTACACCTTTGCAGGATGGGTTGATAACAACGGTACTGTATATGCTGACGGTCAGGCAGTTTCTAACCTTCGTAAATGCAACATGCGTTCTACCAAGCTTAAGACCATAAGCGCTGGTAAGCCAAGTGTATATACAAACTATTCATTTAAGAGCGTTCAGGGTTCAACCGTTTTCACGGAGAATTCTCATAAATACGTTGTATTTGCAGCATCTATCAATGATGCAAGCTACTACGCCGGCGACTTGTCTCATTATGAGACCAATCTGGTAAAATACGACCTTACTGCAGGTAAGACAGTAGCTACCGTTCATAACCTCTGGTTTGATCATGGTAATGCCATGTGCTACAACCCTGGTAACGGACACATTTATATCGCAGAGGGTGGTACTCGTCCCGGATATGCATCCGATATCATGGAAGTCGATTCCAACCTCAACTATGTAGCAACTCATCACATCGAAGGTGTAAGTAATGTTTATGCCATAGCCTACTATAACGGCGCATATTATGTAATGGGCAAGAACGATTCGGGTAAGGCATGCTTTTTCCTTGTGAATTATAATTTTGAGATTGCCGGATGGAAAGATGTAAGTGCCAACTACACTCAGGGCTACTGCATACAGGGAATGGCAGTTGACGGCAACTTCATCTATGCTATAACAGCCTGCTTCGATTCATATAACTGGAAGGGTAATCAGAAGGTTAACGTATTCACCATGTCAGGTGACTATGCAGGAACATGGTCTATCGATGTATCTAAAGAAGTTGAAGATATAAGTATTGATCCTTCAACAGGTAAGATTTACATATCAACCAATGAGGGAAGTAAGACCACTGTATATGAAACAGTATTCCCGAATGTAACACTGCATGCATCATGGATCAAGAATTGA
- the nspC gene encoding carboxynorspermidine decarboxylase yields MDFNNVPTPSYIIDEKKLKDNLTILKDVREKAGCHILLAQKAFSAFCEYPLIKEYLSGATASGLFEARLGHEEMGLENHVFSPAYKPDEIEEIADICDHVIFNSFAQLGKYGKIVADIHKDQESRSKSANEPSYTGIGLRINPECSTQEDAIYDPCAKGSRLGITLSAFEKGLEEYGDVFKYVDGLHFHTLCEQNSDDLETTLKAVEEKFGKYLSLPQIKWLNMGGGHHITRADYDIEKLIGCVKSIKEKYNVEVYLEPGEAIALNAGYLVTEVLDIVDNDLKILVLDASAACHMPDVLEMPYRPPLRDSGKPDEKKYTYRLSSCTCLAGDIIGDYSFDKEIHVGDRLIFEDMAIYSMVKNNTFNGMCLPSICAMDEKGDVRLIKKFGYEDFKMRLS; encoded by the coding sequence ATGGATTTTAATAATGTACCAACTCCCTCTTATATAATTGATGAAAAGAAATTAAAGGATAATCTGACAATTCTTAAGGATGTTAGAGAAAAAGCAGGATGTCACATCCTTCTTGCGCAGAAAGCTTTTTCTGCATTTTGTGAATATCCTCTTATAAAAGAATATTTATCTGGCGCTACTGCAAGTGGCCTTTTTGAAGCAAGACTGGGGCATGAAGAAATGGGGCTTGAGAATCACGTTTTTTCACCTGCATATAAACCTGATGAAATAGAAGAGATAGCAGATATATGTGATCATGTTATCTTTAACTCTTTTGCTCAGCTTGGTAAATATGGAAAGATCGTAGCTGATATCCATAAAGATCAAGAAAGTAGATCTAAAAGCGCTAATGAGCCTTCATATACTGGAATAGGCCTTCGCATAAACCCCGAGTGTTCAACTCAGGAAGATGCCATCTATGATCCTTGCGCGAAAGGGTCAAGACTTGGAATCACACTTTCAGCATTTGAAAAAGGCCTTGAGGAGTACGGAGACGTATTTAAATATGTTGACGGACTTCATTTCCATACCCTTTGCGAGCAGAACAGCGACGACCTTGAGACTACGCTTAAGGCTGTAGAAGAGAAGTTTGGTAAGTACTTATCTCTTCCTCAGATCAAGTGGCTCAACATGGGAGGTGGCCATCACATTACCCGTGCTGACTATGATATTGAAAAGCTTATTGGCTGCGTTAAGAGTATAAAAGAAAAATATAACGTGGAAGTTTACCTTGAGCCTGGCGAAGCAATAGCTTTAAATGCAGGATACCTTGTAACAGAGGTTCTTGATATAGTTGATAATGACCTTAAGATACTGGTACTTGATGCTTCTGCGGCATGCCATATGCCTGACGTACTTGAGATGCCATATCGTCCGCCGCTTAGGGACTCAGGTAAACCGGATGAGAAGAAATATACTTATAGACTATCATCCTGTACATGTCTTGCAGGTGATATCATAGGCGATTATTCTTTTGACAAAGAGATCCATGTTGGAGACAGGCTTATATTTGAAGACATGGCTATCTATTCCATGGTCAAGAACAACACTTTTAACGGAATGTGCCTGCCATCAATATGTGCCATGGATGAAAAGGGCGATGTAAGACTTATCAAGAAGTTTGGCTATGAAGATTTTAAAATGAGATTATCGTAA